GCGGATCGAAGGCAGCTTCGCCCCGGGCGGCAGCGCGCGCGAGGCGATCTGGCGGCGCACCTGCCCCATGACCTGTTCGACGAGCGTGCCTTGCGATGGCGCCATGATCCGAAACCTTATTGCCGATTGAACCAGTACAGTTTGTTTCAACCTTACTGGATTGTCCCTGTCGCCCATCCCCGCGTCCGAGGCAAGGAGGTTGCCGGAGGACTTATGGAAAAATCGCTCGAAGGATGGTTCAGCGGCCTGATCGGCGTGGTGATCTTCAGCGGATCGCTGCCGGCGACACGCGCGGCGGTGATCGATCTCGATCCGCTGTTCCTGACGCTCGCCCGCGCCGCCATCGCCGGGCTGATCGCGCTGGCGCTGCTGGTCGCCCTGCGCCAGCCCCGCCCGGAACGGCGCGATCTGGTGCCGCTCGGTGTCGTGGCGCTGGGCGTGGTCGTGGGCTTTCCCCTGCTTACCGCCGTGGCGCTGCGCCACATGAACGCGTCCGCCTCGATCATCTTCACCGGCCTGCTGCCGCTATCCACAGCGACGTTCGCGGTGCTGCGGGCGCGCGAACGGCCGGACCGGCGGTTCTGGCTGTTCGCCGCGCTCGGCGCGATGTGCGTGGGGAGCTACGCCTGGTCGCCGTCGCTGCGCGCCGACCCCACCGGGATTGCGTTGATGATCGCGGCGGTAATCGTCTGCGGGCTGGGCTATGCCGAAGGCGCGGTACTCTCGCGCAGGCTGGGCGGCTGGCAAGTGATCTGCTGGGCGCTCGCGCTGACGCTGCCGGTCTCGCTCGGCGCGCTAGGGCTGGCCACGGCGCCGGTGTGGAGCGCGGTCGGTGCGCCGGCCTGGCTCGGCCTTGGCTATGTCTCGCTCGGCTCCATGTTGATCGGCTTCATGTTCTGGTATCGCGGCCTTGCGCTGGGCGGGATCGCGGCCGTGGGGCAACTCCAGCTCGTCCAGCCGCTGCTGGCGCTTGGCCTGGCCGCGCTGCTGCTGCGCGAGCCGGTCGGCATGGACATGGTTCTGGTACTCGTTCTGGTGATCGGCTGCGTGGCCGGTGCCCGTCATTTCTCGCTGCGAAAGGCTTGATGCATGACCCGCTATTCCTTCCAGATCGTCGACGTGTTCGGCACCGGCGCGTTCAGCGGCAATCCGCTGGCGGTCGTCACCACGCCCGAGGAACTGGATCCTGACACGATGCTGCG
This window of the Novosphingobium sp. EMRT-2 genome carries:
- a CDS encoding DMT family transporter, coding for MEKSLEGWFSGLIGVVIFSGSLPATRAAVIDLDPLFLTLARAAIAGLIALALLVALRQPRPERRDLVPLGVVALGVVVGFPLLTAVALRHMNASASIIFTGLLPLSTATFAVLRARERPDRRFWLFAALGAMCVGSYAWSPSLRADPTGIALMIAAVIVCGLGYAEGAVLSRRLGGWQVICWALALTLPVSLGALGLATAPVWSAVGAPAWLGLGYVSLGSMLIGFMFWYRGLALGGIAAVGQLQLVQPLLALGLAALLLREPVGMDMVLVLVLVIGCVAGARHFSLRKA